In a genomic window of Aggregatimonas sangjinii:
- the gyrB gene encoding DNA topoisomerase (ATP-hydrolyzing) subunit B yields MSEEANKEDENKKNEPLDSSKESTGSKEYSADSIQALEGMEHVRMRPSMYIGDVGVRGLHHLVYEVVDNSIDEAMGGHCDSISVIINEDNSVTTRDNGRGIPVGMHKKEGVSALEVVMTKIGAGGKFDKDSYKVSGGLHGVGVSCVNALSSHLTATVYKEGKIWRQEYARGKAQYPVKTIGETSERGTEVTFMPDTQIFTQTIEYSYETLSNRMRELSYLNKGVTISIMDKRQKDKDSASGYVEEVFYSDEGLKEFVRFLDSNREQLTQGVISMEGEKNGIPVEVAMVYNTSYTENLHSYVNNINTHEGGTHLSGFRRGLTGTLKKYADTSGMLDKLKFEVQGDDFREGLTAIISVKVAEPQFEGQTKTKLGNREVTSAVSQAVSEMLTNYLEENPDDAKVIVQKVILAAQARHAATKAREMVQRKTVMSIGGLPGKLSDCSDQDPVNCEVFLVEGDSAGGTAKQGRDRNFQAILPLRGKILNVEKAMPHRVFENEEIKNIYTALGVTIGTDDDSKALNLEKLRYHKVVIMCDADVDGSHIETLILTFFYRYMRELIESGHVYIATPPLYLVKKGSKKRYAWNDQERDEIADSYSGGVSIQRYKGLGEMNAEQLWDTTMNPGFRTLRQITIDNATEADRIFSMLMGDEVPPRREFIEKNAVYANIDA; encoded by the coding sequence ATGAGTGAAGAAGCAAATAAAGAAGACGAAAACAAAAAAAACGAGCCCTTGGATTCTAGCAAGGAATCTACAGGAAGTAAGGAATATTCCGCTGATAGTATTCAGGCCTTAGAGGGTATGGAGCATGTGCGCATGCGGCCGTCTATGTATATTGGCGATGTTGGTGTGCGGGGGCTGCACCACTTAGTTTACGAGGTGGTCGATAACTCTATCGATGAGGCCATGGGCGGGCATTGCGACTCTATTTCGGTCATCATAAACGAAGACAACTCCGTGACTACCCGTGATAACGGTAGGGGTATTCCCGTTGGGATGCACAAAAAAGAAGGTGTCTCGGCACTGGAAGTGGTCATGACGAAAATCGGCGCAGGTGGTAAATTCGACAAAGATTCCTATAAGGTTTCAGGTGGTTTGCACGGTGTGGGGGTGTCTTGTGTAAATGCCTTATCAAGCCATTTAACGGCTACGGTATATAAAGAAGGTAAGATATGGCGACAGGAATATGCGAGGGGTAAAGCCCAATATCCTGTAAAAACCATCGGAGAAACGAGCGAACGGGGTACTGAGGTCACTTTTATGCCCGATACGCAGATCTTTACTCAGACTATAGAATACAGTTATGAGACCTTGTCGAATAGAATGCGCGAACTGTCGTATCTGAACAAAGGCGTTACCATTTCGATAATGGACAAGCGTCAAAAAGATAAGGATAGCGCATCCGGTTATGTAGAAGAGGTTTTTTACTCCGATGAAGGCCTAAAAGAATTCGTTCGGTTTTTAGACTCGAACAGGGAACAGTTGACCCAAGGTGTTATTTCCATGGAAGGGGAGAAAAACGGAATTCCCGTGGAGGTCGCCATGGTGTACAATACCTCGTATACCGAAAACCTTCATTCCTATGTCAATAATATCAACACCCACGAAGGAGGTACGCACCTCTCCGGCTTTAGAAGAGGGTTGACCGGAACCTTGAAAAAGTATGCAGATACCTCGGGTATGCTCGACAAATTGAAATTCGAGGTGCAAGGCGATGACTTTAGGGAAGGCTTGACGGCAATCATCTCCGTAAAGGTCGCAGAACCGCAGTTCGAAGGCCAGACAAAGACTAAATTGGGCAACAGGGAAGTGACTTCCGCGGTAAGTCAGGCCGTATCGGAAATGTTGACCAACTATTTGGAGGAAAACCCTGATGATGCCAAGGTAATCGTTCAGAAAGTAATCTTAGCGGCTCAGGCACGACATGCGGCGACCAAGGCACGCGAAATGGTGCAGCGCAAAACGGTGATGAGTATTGGTGGCCTTCCCGGAAAACTATCTGATTGTTCGGATCAAGATCCCGTAAATTGCGAAGTATTTCTCGTTGAGGGAGATTCCGCGGGTGGAACGGCCAAACAAGGCCGCGACCGTAACTTTCAGGCGATACTGCCCTTACGGGGTAAGATTTTAAATGTGGAGAAAGCGATGCCGCACCGGGTTTTCGAAAATGAGGAAATCAAGAACATTTACACGGCCTTGGGAGTTACCATTGGTACCGACGATGACAGTAAAGCCTTGAATTTAGAGAAGCTCCGTTATCATAAAGTGGTTATTATGTGTGATGCCGATGTTGATGGTAGCCATATCGAAACCTTGATTCTTACCTTCTTTTACCGATACATGCGTGAACTTATCGAAAGTGGTCACGTGTATATCGCTACCCCACCTTTGTACTTGGTGAAAAAAGGAAGTAAAAAACGCTACGCCTGGAACGATCAGGAACGCGACGAAATCGCCGATAGCTATAGCGGAGGAGTGAGCATTCAGCGCTATAAGGGTCTGGGTGAAATGAACGCCGAACAGCTGTGGGACACTACCATGAATCCTGGATTTAGAACCCTCCGCCAAATCACGATTGATAACGCCACCGAGGCCGATCGCATTTTCTCTATGCTGATGGGAGATGAGGTGCCGCCACGAAGAGAGTTTATCGAGAAAAATGCAGTGTACGCGAATATTGATGCGTAA
- the secDF gene encoding protein translocase subunit SecDF yields the protein MQNKGLIKLFAFLFGLISIYQLSYTFITNKIENDADSYAAVQVSDSEEDYLTKREEVATAYLDSIGENTVLGYTSYNDAKKKELNKGLDLKGGINVTLQISVKDILKGLANNTKNPAFNKALADADLASKSSDDTYVELFFEAWDNVKGDAKLATPDIFYTRALEGTITADMTDAEVKSQIRTKIDESIESAFEVLRERIDGFGVTQPNIQREGTSGRILVELPGARDVKRAQDLLSSTAQLEFWETYQPNNAALQGFFFQANEALKTLVEGNTEDIEAKPESEIDSLLSDVSQDSLDLASQVNPLFDKFQLGAPSYAVGVAAIKDTAEIGSYLRMREIRKLLPADLQFVKFLWERPSEGSEIVELFALKSNREGVPRISGDVVTDARSEFDLGNKPSVGMNMNTKGAKLWEKLTGDAYTNQTGIAIVLDNKVYTAPGVSTGPISGGNSQITGNFTVNETKDISNVLRAGKLPASAEIIQSEIVGPSLGQEAIDSGFMSFLIAMAIVLVWMVFYYGKAGIAADIALLLNILLIFGVLTSLSAVLTLPGIAGIVLTIGMSVDANVLIFERIKEELAKGKGKGQAVADGFSNALSSILDANITTGLTAIILFIFGSGPIKGFATTLLIGIATSLFTAIFITRLLVDWYISKPGRSLDFSTGMTKNLFRNISINFLSKRKIAYICSIILVGVGVFSIATNGLQQGVDFLGGRTYQIRFEKPVNTSEIASELNEVFGTGTGVKTYGEANQIKVTTAYKVDVEGIEVDNEIQGKLFTALQKLLPDGMTEAEFITGGGEDALGILQSVKVGPTIADDIKNNAFLAIIGSLAVVFLYILLRFRRWQFSLGAVAAVFHDVMIVLGIFSILGTLGSAVPFNIEIDQAFIAAILTVIGYSLNDTVVVFDRIREIIKEKGWKAGDNINLALNSTLSRTLNTSMTTLVVLLAIFIFGGESLRGFMFAMIIGIIVGTYSSLFIATPIMYDTLKKNVTSPVKEVVKEKEKVKAKA from the coding sequence ATGCAAAATAAAGGACTTATAAAGCTTTTTGCCTTCTTATTCGGGCTAATTAGTATCTATCAATTATCCTACACCTTTATCACGAATAAAATAGAAAACGACGCCGACAGCTATGCGGCCGTTCAAGTTTCTGATAGTGAAGAGGACTATCTTACGAAAAGGGAGGAAGTGGCAACGGCCTATTTGGATTCCATAGGTGAGAATACCGTGCTTGGATACACTAGCTACAACGATGCTAAGAAAAAGGAACTGAATAAAGGGCTTGACCTTAAGGGCGGTATCAACGTAACCTTGCAGATTTCTGTAAAGGACATTTTGAAAGGATTGGCGAACAACACCAAAAATCCTGCATTCAACAAGGCTTTGGCCGATGCCGATTTGGCTTCCAAAAGTAGTGACGACACCTACGTTGAGCTCTTTTTTGAGGCCTGGGATAACGTAAAGGGAGATGCTAAATTGGCTACCCCCGATATTTTCTATACCCGTGCTTTGGAAGGAACCATTACGGCCGACATGACCGATGCCGAGGTGAAATCACAAATCAGAACTAAAATAGACGAATCGATAGAGTCTGCTTTTGAGGTGCTTCGAGAGCGTATCGATGGTTTTGGGGTGACCCAGCCGAACATTCAGCGCGAGGGAACCTCGGGTCGTATCTTGGTCGAGTTGCCTGGGGCAAGAGATGTCAAAAGGGCCCAAGATCTTCTATCTAGCACGGCACAATTGGAGTTTTGGGAAACCTACCAGCCCAATAATGCTGCTTTGCAAGGTTTTTTCTTTCAAGCGAACGAGGCCTTAAAAACCTTGGTAGAAGGCAACACTGAGGATATCGAGGCAAAACCGGAGTCGGAAATCGATTCCCTGTTATCCGATGTGTCCCAAGATTCATTGGATTTGGCCAGTCAGGTAAATCCATTATTCGACAAGTTTCAATTGGGTGCACCGAGCTATGCCGTTGGTGTTGCCGCTATAAAGGACACTGCCGAAATCGGTTCATATCTTAGAATGCGTGAGATACGCAAGTTATTGCCTGCAGATTTGCAATTCGTCAAATTCTTATGGGAACGCCCAAGTGAAGGTTCTGAAATCGTAGAGCTTTTTGCCTTAAAATCAAATAGGGAAGGTGTACCGAGAATCAGTGGCGACGTGGTTACCGATGCTCGAAGTGAATTCGATTTGGGCAACAAACCTTCGGTGGGCATGAATATGAATACCAAAGGTGCAAAATTGTGGGAGAAGTTAACAGGCGATGCATACACCAATCAAACAGGTATCGCCATTGTACTGGACAATAAAGTATACACTGCTCCAGGTGTTTCTACTGGACCTATTTCAGGGGGTAATTCGCAAATAACGGGGAATTTTACCGTGAACGAAACCAAGGATATCTCGAACGTTTTACGGGCGGGTAAGCTTCCGGCTTCCGCGGAAATCATTCAATCCGAAATCGTGGGTCCATCTTTGGGGCAAGAAGCTATCGATAGTGGTTTTATGTCTTTCTTGATTGCCATGGCGATTGTGTTGGTATGGATGGTTTTCTATTACGGAAAGGCCGGTATTGCAGCCGATATCGCTTTGTTGTTGAACATCCTATTGATTTTTGGTGTGTTGACCAGCTTAAGTGCAGTGTTAACCTTGCCGGGTATTGCCGGTATTGTTTTGACCATCGGTATGTCAGTAGATGCGAACGTACTTATTTTTGAACGGATCAAGGAAGAACTGGCGAAAGGCAAGGGTAAGGGGCAAGCAGTAGCGGACGGTTTTAGCAACGCCTTGTCATCTATTTTGGATGCGAACATCACCACTGGTCTTACGGCGATAATATTGTTCATTTTCGGTTCGGGACCAATTAAAGGTTTTGCGACTACCTTATTGATTGGTATCGCTACTTCATTGTTCACCGCAATTTTCATCACGAGGTTGTTGGTAGATTGGTACATAAGCAAACCGGGAAGAAGTTTGGATTTCTCTACAGGCATGACCAAAAATTTGTTCAGGAACATCAGTATCAATTTCCTGTCCAAACGTAAAATTGCCTATATCTGTTCAATAATTTTGGTCGGAGTAGGCGTTTTTTCAATCGCTACAAATGGGTTGCAACAAGGGGTCGATTTTCTTGGTGGCCGTACCTATCAAATCCGTTTTGAGAAGCCAGTAAATACTTCTGAAATTGCATCGGAGTTAAACGAGGTCTTTGGTACCGGAACCGGCGTCAAAACCTATGGCGAGGCCAACCAGATTAAAGTGACTACAGCTTATAAAGTAGACGTCGAGGGCATCGAGGTAGATAATGAAATTCAAGGAAAATTGTTCACAGCCTTGCAAAAATTATTGCCTGATGGCATGACCGAAGCGGAATTCATAACCGGAGGCGGTGAAGATGCCTTGGGTATTCTTCAATCCGTAAAAGTAGGTCCTACCATTGCAGATGATATCAAAAACAATGCGTTTTTGGCGATTATCGGATCATTGGCGGTCGTGTTCCTATATATTTTATTGCGTTTCCGTAGATGGCAATTCTCTTTGGGAGCTGTTGCGGCGGTATTCCATGATGTGATGATCGTGCTGGGGATTTTCTCCATATTGGGAACTCTCGGTTCGGCAGTACCTTTCAACATCGAAATCGATCAAGCTTTTATCGCAGCAATACTAACGGTAATCGGTTATTCCTTGAACGATACCGTGGTCGTATTCGACCGTATCCGTGAGATTATAAAGGAAAAAGGCTGGAAAGCTGGTGATAATATCAACCTCGCTTTGAACAGTACCTTAAGCCGGACCTTGAATACTTCGATGACCACATTGGTGGTACTCTTGGCTATCTTTATTTTTGGAGGAGAATCGCTTAGAGGCTTTATGTTCGCCATGATTATCGGTATTATCGTGGGTACCTATTCGTCTTTGTTTATCGCTACACCGATTATGTACGACACGCTGAAAAAGAACGTTACTTCGCCTGTTAAAGAAGTTGTAAAGGAAAAAGAAAAGGTGAAGGCCAAGGCGTAA
- a CDS encoding ATP-binding cassette domain-containing protein has protein sequence MKRHGAIFMDNDSDAKYIIGALLGDAPPEGFHELRAKKGMLFSKLALLHYIDEEMRHGATVLTRNTAQTLRTMSSGEQKKALLAHILENGADYMVLDNPFDNLDLSTQTELKKRLAAIAQHTLLIQLLSRTTDLLPFIRHFYRLDGRELIPIKSIAEISRRIKTFTGSIPPPLSQYSIKENILIQLKNVSVSYFEKPILDRIDWTIKKGEFWELRGSNGSGKTTMLSMITGENPKGYGQELYIFGKLKGSGESIWDIKKRMGYFTPAMTDTFTGYHSIEHMLISGLNDSVGLYITPSEAQLRLAKEWLALIGLWERKDILFHELGTGQKRLVMCARAMIKHPILLILDEPTAGLDDENAALFVALVNKFARESESAIVFVSHRSEPGLTPQYIYELIPGQNGSIGKKQ, from the coding sequence ATGAAAAGACATGGAGCGATATTTATGGATAACGATTCCGATGCTAAATACATCATCGGGGCACTTTTGGGCGATGCTCCCCCGGAAGGATTTCATGAGCTCAGGGCTAAAAAAGGAATGCTCTTCTCGAAGCTGGCTCTTTTACATTATATAGATGAGGAAATGCGCCATGGCGCCACAGTACTCACAAGAAATACTGCTCAGACGCTACGAACCATGTCAAGCGGCGAACAGAAGAAGGCCCTGTTGGCACATATACTCGAAAATGGGGCCGATTATATGGTTCTAGACAATCCGTTCGACAATTTGGATTTGTCCACCCAAACCGAATTGAAAAAACGTTTAGCCGCTATTGCCCAACATACGCTATTGATACAGTTGCTGAGCAGAACGACCGACCTGCTTCCCTTTATCAGGCACTTTTATCGCTTGGATGGACGGGAGCTAATTCCGATCAAAAGTATAGCCGAAATTTCAAGAAGAATAAAGACCTTCACCGGCAGTATTCCACCACCATTATCCCAATATTCCATAAAAGAAAACATCCTCATCCAACTTAAAAACGTATCAGTTTCCTATTTCGAAAAACCCATTCTGGACCGGATTGATTGGACCATCAAGAAAGGGGAATTCTGGGAGCTTCGAGGCTCCAACGGTAGTGGAAAAACAACGATGCTTTCGATGATTACCGGCGAGAACCCAAAGGGATACGGACAAGAACTCTATATCTTCGGGAAGCTTAAGGGCAGCGGTGAAAGCATATGGGATATCAAAAAAAGAATGGGATACTTTACCCCTGCGATGACCGATACCTTTACTGGGTATCACTCCATAGAACATATGCTTATTAGTGGCTTGAATGACTCTGTTGGCTTGTACATTACCCCTTCGGAGGCGCAATTGCGACTTGCCAAGGAATGGTTGGCACTCATAGGCTTATGGGAGCGAAAAGATATACTCTTTCACGAGTTGGGTACGGGACAAAAGCGATTGGTCATGTGCGCCAGGGCAATGATCAAACATCCAATTCTCTTGATTTTGGATGAACCTACAGCTGGTCTTGATGATGAAAATGCGGCCCTCTTTGTAGCTTTGGTCAATAAATTCGCCAGGGAAAGTGAAAGTGCGATCGTTTTTGTCTCGCATCGATCCGAACCTGGTTTGACTCCACAATATATTTATGAGTTGATTCCAGGGCAAAATGGCTCCATTGGAAAAAAACAATAA
- a CDS encoding GNAT family N-acetyltransferase: protein MAPITPDFILDYEESERLRFRRLLPSDFEAWLPFHQDPRSSQYWKGLPQDPKIACHEQFQRTFERYEKGLGGMNALICKATEAFVGMAGLLVQTVDDKQELEIAYSILPKYWKKGYATEAAIKCKAYAMANRLADSLISIIHIDNVPSQKVATNNGMVWDKTTTYRNNPVHIYRIRL, encoded by the coding sequence ATGGCACCTATAACACCTGATTTTATATTAGATTATGAAGAAAGCGAGCGACTGCGATTTCGAAGGTTGCTCCCTTCCGATTTTGAGGCTTGGCTCCCGTTTCATCAAGATCCCCGTAGCTCTCAATATTGGAAAGGCCTGCCTCAAGACCCTAAAATTGCTTGTCACGAACAGTTTCAACGAACTTTTGAACGATACGAAAAAGGGTTGGGCGGTATGAATGCCTTAATTTGCAAGGCTACGGAAGCCTTTGTTGGCATGGCCGGATTGCTTGTACAAACAGTTGATGATAAGCAAGAACTCGAAATCGCTTATTCCATTCTTCCGAAGTATTGGAAAAAAGGGTACGCTACCGAAGCCGCCATCAAATGTAAAGCATACGCCATGGCCAATAGGTTGGCGGACTCGCTAATTTCCATCATTCACATAGACAATGTTCCTTCGCAAAAAGTGGCGACGAACAACGGAATGGTCTGGGATAAAACCACCACCTATCGCAACAATCCGGTTCATATTTATAGAATTCGACTATGA
- the mdh gene encoding malate dehydrogenase, with amino-acid sequence MKITIVGAGAVGASCAEYIAIKNFASEVVLLDIKEGYAEGKAMDLMQCASLNGFDTKITGVTSDYSKTAGSDIAVITSGIPRKPGMTREELIGINAGIVKTVSASLIEHSPNVIMIVVSNPMDTMTYLVHKTTDLPKNRIIGMGGALDSARFKYRLAEALEAPISDVDGMVLGGHSDKGMVPLTSHATRNSIKVSEFLSEDRLNQVAEDTKVGGATLTGLLGTSAWYAPGAAVSGLVQAIACDQKKIFPCSTYLEGEYGLNGLCIGVPVILGKDGIEKIVDVPLSDAEMAKMQESAEGVQKTNDLLEL; translated from the coding sequence ATGAAAATTACCATTGTAGGGGCAGGGGCTGTAGGAGCGAGCTGTGCAGAGTACATCGCCATTAAGAATTTCGCATCGGAAGTCGTTTTATTGGATATCAAGGAAGGATATGCAGAAGGGAAGGCGATGGATTTGATGCAATGTGCCTCCCTAAATGGTTTTGATACCAAAATAACAGGGGTTACCAGTGATTATTCTAAAACTGCGGGCAGCGATATCGCCGTCATTACTTCCGGGATTCCACGCAAGCCAGGAATGACACGTGAAGAGTTGATAGGCATCAATGCCGGAATCGTAAAAACGGTTTCCGCCAGCCTGATCGAACACTCACCAAATGTCATTATGATCGTGGTGAGCAATCCGATGGATACCATGACGTATTTGGTGCACAAAACGACCGATTTACCGAAAAACCGAATTATAGGAATGGGAGGGGCTTTGGATAGTGCCCGCTTCAAATACCGATTAGCAGAGGCCTTGGAAGCACCGATTTCTGATGTTGACGGGATGGTACTTGGCGGACACAGCGATAAAGGCATGGTGCCTTTGACTTCACATGCGACAAGAAACAGTATCAAGGTTTCGGAATTTTTATCGGAAGATCGTCTAAATCAGGTTGCCGAAGACACTAAGGTGGGCGGTGCAACGCTTACAGGTTTATTGGGAACAAGCGCTTGGTACGCTCCAGGCGCAGCAGTATCTGGTTTGGTGCAGGCTATCGCATGCGATCAAAAGAAAATATTCCCTTGTTCTACGTATTTGGAAGGTGAATACGGATTAAACGGACTATGCATCGGTGTTCCCGTTATATTGGGTAAAGATGGAATTGAAAAAATAGTGGACGTGCCCTTAAGCGATGCTGAAATGGCGAAAATGCAGGAAAGTGCCGAAGGTGTTCAAAAAACGAATGACCTTTTGGAGCTATAA